One segment of Geomonas ferrireducens DNA contains the following:
- a CDS encoding glycosyltransferase — translation MLPRISVVIPVKPGGEVRALSGIARATYPEELLEVLVAYGRQPSVQRNMAAREACGEILYFLDDDSQVAPDFLERVAQHYQDERVAAVGGPSLTPAGDNALQRAIGIAFASKVGGGGVRNRYRKSGSARFTSDSELILCNLSFRRGIFLAHEGLDERLYPNEENELMDRLQQEGHLLVHDPELAVVRSQRPTYRAYVKQMYGYGRGRGEQTLIAGKVKPVSLAPSLFLIYALLVPFLQSAFFALPLLGYLLVVLAASIKGAFDGRDAALFPRLLLVYPTLHLVYGAGVLRGLISPRYRGGQQTHWEVEIQRLNDIKRSTFSVQRSPE, via the coding sequence ATGTTGCCGCGAATTTCCGTAGTCATACCGGTGAAGCCGGGAGGAGAGGTGCGCGCCCTTTCCGGGATTGCCCGCGCGACCTACCCCGAGGAGCTTTTGGAGGTGCTGGTCGCTTACGGGCGTCAGCCGAGCGTGCAGCGCAACATGGCGGCGCGGGAAGCGTGTGGGGAGATCCTCTACTTCCTCGACGACGATTCACAGGTCGCACCGGATTTCCTGGAGCGGGTAGCGCAGCACTATCAGGACGAAAGAGTTGCCGCGGTGGGCGGGCCGTCGCTCACGCCGGCCGGTGACAACGCACTTCAGCGCGCCATCGGCATCGCCTTCGCATCGAAGGTCGGGGGGGGCGGGGTGAGGAACCGCTACCGCAAGTCGGGGAGCGCGCGTTTCACGAGCGACAGCGAACTGATCCTTTGCAACCTGAGCTTTCGGCGCGGGATCTTTCTGGCACATGAAGGGCTCGACGAGAGGCTCTACCCTAATGAAGAAAACGAGCTCATGGATCGGCTGCAGCAGGAGGGGCATCTGCTCGTCCACGATCCGGAGCTGGCCGTAGTTCGCAGTCAGCGTCCCACCTACCGGGCCTATGTGAAGCAGATGTACGGCTACGGACGGGGGCGCGGCGAGCAGACGCTGATTGCCGGCAAGGTGAAGCCGGTTTCGCTGGCACCTTCGCTGTTCCTGATCTACGCGTTGCTGGTTCCCTTTCTGCAGTCGGCGTTTTTCGCGCTGCCGCTTCTGGGGTACCTGCTCGTCGTACTTGCCGCTTCGATCAAGGGAGCCTTCGACGGGCGGGATGCCGCGCTTTTCCCGCGGTTGCTGCTCGTCTATCCGACCCTGCACCTGGTTTACGGCGCTGGAGTTCTGCGCGGCCTGATATCCCCGCGCTACCGAGGCGGGCAGCAGACGCACTGGGAAGTCGAAATCCAACGCCTCAACGACATAAAACGTTCAACGTTCAGCGTTCAACGTTCGCCGGAGTGA
- a CDS encoding glycosyltransferase family 2 protein encodes MDLSIVVPIFNEEDNIPVLHDRISEALIDTGLEYELILVDDGSSDNSYSALKRLASKDDRVKVIRLRRNFGQTAAMSAGFDSALGRVVVPMDGDMQNDPLDIPLLLNRIDEGFDVVSGWRKDRKDTFVNRKLPSILANSIISKMTGVHLHDYGCTLKAYRRDVLEDVNLYGEMHRFVPALAHQVGARVTEMPVRHHERLHGKSKYGISRTMKVILDLMTVKFLLSYSTKPIQLFGRWGIYTIVAGMLSGAATLYMKFFEHTSMNRNPLLILTAFLLFMGVQFIVLGLLAELNARTYYEAQRKPIYNIKEKLNFG; translated from the coding sequence GTGGATCTGAGCATAGTGGTGCCGATATTCAACGAGGAAGACAACATCCCGGTCCTGCACGATCGCATCAGCGAGGCGCTGATCGACACCGGGCTGGAGTACGAACTCATCCTGGTCGATGACGGTTCCTCGGACAATTCATACTCCGCGCTCAAGCGCCTCGCTTCCAAGGACGACCGGGTCAAGGTGATCCGTCTGCGCCGCAACTTCGGCCAGACCGCCGCCATGTCGGCAGGTTTCGATTCGGCACTTGGCAGGGTCGTGGTCCCGATGGACGGCGACATGCAGAACGATCCGCTCGACATACCGCTGCTTTTGAACCGCATCGACGAGGGGTTCGACGTGGTTTCCGGCTGGCGCAAGGACCGTAAGGACACCTTCGTGAACCGCAAGCTCCCCTCCATACTTGCGAACTCCATTATCTCGAAGATGACCGGGGTCCACTTGCATGACTACGGCTGCACCTTGAAGGCGTACCGTCGCGACGTCCTCGAGGACGTGAACCTCTACGGTGAGATGCACCGCTTCGTACCGGCGCTCGCGCACCAGGTCGGGGCGCGTGTCACCGAGATGCCCGTGCGGCATCACGAGCGTCTGCACGGCAAGAGCAAGTACGGCATCTCCCGCACCATGAAAGTCATCCTCGACCTGATGACGGTGAAGTTCCTGCTGAGCTACTCCACTAAGCCGATCCAGCTCTTTGGCCGCTGGGGGATCTACACCATCGTCGCTGGTATGCTGAGCGGCGCGGCCACGCTGTACATGAAGTTCTTCGAGCACACGAGCATGAACAGGAACCCGCTCCTAATCCTCACCGCCTTCCTGCTCTTCATGGGGGTGCAGTTCATCGTTCTGGGACTTCTGGCCGAGCTGAACGCCCGCACTTACTACGAGGCACAGCGCAAGCCGATTTACAACATCAAGGAAAAGCTCAACTTTGGCTAG